ACCACTGGCAATATTCGTCCACAAATTTGACTGTTGGTGCGGCTGGACGGGGCTGTACCATGCTCTGTGTCTTGGTTCTAGCATTTTTACCTTATTATACTACTGCCAGAGTGACAAAACAGGGTTAATCTGCTTGCCAATCACGCTTAATCTTGTAAATCGCCGATCAAATCGATTTCAGTAATCTCTCGTCGCACTTGTTTCACCATATTCCTAAGTTGTTCTAACAATGTTCTATTTACAACAATCGGTTCTCCCATCAGTACTGAAGTATTGATTGCTTTAGTTATTTGATTGAGATTGTTGCCAATTTTACCTAGCTCCCAGTAAGTTTGACCAGCCACTTTAGTGACACGCCGGGGCAATTGGTTTTTTAGAGTCTTGCTACGAAACAATTCACTAATTGTGAGATCGTTTTCAAATGCCATCTGCTGTGCTTTTTCATATTCTTTTGGAGTCAATCTAATATCTATCCTTAATGAGCGCTTTTGCATTACCAGTGCATTAGTTATTAGTTTTTTCAGTTTGACAGTATTGTTACGAGTAGTCATTGACCAACTGTCTATTTTTGAATTTGTAATGCAAAAACAACAAATTTAGTACCATCGCTACGCACTTCTATTACTGTGCTAGAGTGCTGTAGGCGATCGCTGTCTTGCACCATCACAGCTAGTTTTGATTGTTTTCGTATCATCTTCCCCTCTGTCACGGTGGTTGACCTACTGAGGTAGGGGAACCGTGAAAGGAGGGCAAGCTTGTTGCCGCACCTGGGGGTGCGTTTTTTCTCCCAAGAAAAAATGTCCGGACAGCAACATAGCTTGCTACTCACCAAAGGTTTTTTTGGGCTACTCGAATCAACTGCTGGATGAATATGTAATGGATCTCCGATGGATTTGTATTGGATCTCTCATAGCATATTATTTGTCAATAATTTATCATTGTTGCAACTAAAAATTATACATAGAATACGTATGTCATCCAAATGGATCTCTATTGGATCAACATTGTCACTGTAATGAATCTGCAATGGCTCGTTCGTGGAACTGGCATGGATCTGTGATGGCACACTTTTCTAAATCGAATTTCTTAGCAGAAAAGTAAGGACTTAATTAACAGCAGCGAAAAAAATAACCAACTGGATAAAATTTGCCTCCAACAAAATGGTCAGTAGAGTGATGTTCACAGTCAATATTTGCATTTAAGTTAAAAGCAGCTTTTATGGATAATCACAACCACAGTCAATGTCAAACCTGATAGTCAGTTTTGACCCTGGTGCTTCCTTGACCAAGATTGTTTACGAACTAGCAACTGAAGGCAAACCATGTTTGATGACAATGGAACCAGAGATGCTGAAGTTGCCTCAAAGTTCGATTGACGCTTATATGTCGAGTCGCAAGGGTCTTGAATCTCCTAAACCAGTAGATGAAGCCTGGGTGTCAAGTTCTGCAAATGGTGATACACAATGTACAGTAGTTGGATTCCTGGCACGGCAGTTTTCAGCATCTGCCAGACTCGATAAGCTCAAGTACGAAACCTCAATTCACAAAGCCTTGGCGGTTATTGGTGCGATCGCTCAACACAACAAATTGCCTAACAGGTTTTCACTATCACTGACCTCACTACTGCCCTATGGTGAATATCAAAATCGTCAAGCATTTGAGCAACAATTGCAATCTGCACTCAAGGATTTTAGATTTCGGGGTCAAAGATTGCGGGTGAAGCTGGAGCGATTCGAGTGCTTACCCGAAGGTGC
This sequence is a window from Tolypothrix sp. PCC 7712. Protein-coding genes within it:
- a CDS encoding plasmid mobilization protein produces the protein MTTRNNTVKLKKLITNALVMQKRSLRIDIRLTPKEYEKAQQMAFENDLTISELFRSKTLKNQLPRRVTKVAGQTYWELGKIGNNLNQITKAINTSVLMGEPIVVNRTLLEQLRNMVKQVRREITEIDLIGDLQD